A single region of the Novosphingobium sp. genome encodes:
- a CDS encoding sigma-70 family RNA polymerase sigma factor, whose product MRAAWREEAITQNEIAVESRDPERVLAGQQALGAIQRALNSLPERTRVIFVLYRLEGMARKDIAESFGLSVSAVEKHIAKAMKLLMALREDWQ is encoded by the coding sequence GTGCGCGCGGCCTGGCGCGAGGAGGCCATCACCCAGAATGAAATCGCGGTGGAAAGCCGCGATCCCGAGCGGGTTCTGGCCGGGCAACAGGCCTTGGGCGCGATCCAGCGGGCATTGAACAGCCTGCCCGAGCGGACGCGGGTCATCTTCGTGCTTTATCGGCTGGAAGGCATGGCCCGCAAGGATATCGCCGAAAGCTTCGGCCTCTCGGTCAGCGCGGTGGAGAAGCATATCGCCAAGGCCATGAAGCTGCTGATGGCGCTGCGCGAGGACTGGCAATGA
- a CDS encoding ShlB/FhaC/HecB family hemolysin secretion/activation protein, with the protein MKKCQTRDSRAMWRASVVFAAAFLTASPAIAQTAPSASRVAPESLAPLKADETGAIALPEHATADAPPGADRLNVTLRQVLVEGGRPEFAAISRQVTAELAGHSVKVSEIYAAAGRIEAAYARAGFVLTRVTLPPQRIVDGGDVRFLIVDGYIEDVDASGVPARVRTAVRKRVGSLVGAKGLTLAQIERRVLLAGDVPGVQLRTTLIRGSAVGATRLILEAKYRPISASLSLENDLGYAYENQALSAQVALNSVLGLGEQLYAQATTGPDIGTLFDGAPRRRVLGLGAIFALGDNGLTFNPEYTVVDTNPRVPQGGVQVTGHFERLSFRAAYPLIRTRRERLGLSASFDLLAETEEAKAFGLTLNHDRLRMANIGLNWSRSLAASTVIATDAQFTQGIAGLGARKLSDVIATNIPFTRQGAKPDFSKLGGHWRSDTQLGEGLSLTTIARGQASLSGVLPAPAQFSLDGSDALSSFSQGSVNADSGVTGRAELARAMPYGRQNRSLITPYAFGAVGYGHVSNPTVLEAENINTWAFGGGLRMLVAAYDTGLTGFSMVEVSHGHSTTLPQNPTRVSFSFTVRY; encoded by the coding sequence ATGAAGAAATGTCAAACGCGCGATTCGCGCGCCATGTGGCGTGCGTCTGTCGTGTTCGCGGCTGCATTTCTTACGGCATCGCCTGCCATCGCCCAGACGGCGCCTTCGGCAAGCCGCGTGGCACCTGAAAGTCTGGCCCCCTTGAAGGCTGATGAAACGGGCGCCATCGCTCTGCCCGAACACGCCACGGCCGATGCACCGCCGGGCGCGGATCGGCTGAATGTGACGTTGCGCCAGGTTCTGGTGGAAGGCGGTCGCCCGGAATTCGCCGCAATCTCCCGGCAAGTCACCGCCGAGCTGGCCGGGCACAGCGTGAAGGTCTCTGAAATCTACGCCGCCGCGGGACGGATCGAGGCCGCCTATGCGCGGGCCGGTTTCGTGCTGACCCGTGTCACCCTGCCGCCGCAGCGCATTGTCGATGGCGGGGATGTACGCTTCCTGATCGTCGATGGCTATATTGAGGATGTCGATGCCAGCGGCGTTCCGGCCCGCGTGCGCACGGCGGTCCGCAAGCGGGTGGGCAGTCTGGTCGGAGCCAAGGGCCTGACCCTGGCGCAGATCGAGCGGCGCGTGCTGCTGGCGGGCGATGTGCCGGGGGTGCAATTGCGCACCACCCTGATACGGGGCAGCGCGGTAGGGGCCACCCGCCTGATCCTCGAAGCTAAATATCGCCCGATCTCGGCTTCCCTGAGTCTCGAAAACGATCTGGGCTATGCTTATGAGAACCAGGCACTTTCTGCACAGGTGGCGCTCAATTCGGTGCTGGGGCTGGGCGAACAGCTCTACGCTCAGGCGACCACCGGGCCGGACATCGGCACGCTGTTCGACGGCGCGCCGCGCCGCCGCGTGCTGGGCCTTGGCGCCATCTTCGCGCTGGGCGACAACGGGCTGACCTTCAACCCCGAATATACGGTGGTCGATACAAATCCGCGCGTGCCGCAGGGCGGCGTTCAGGTCACTGGCCATTTCGAACGCCTGTCCTTCCGGGCGGCCTATCCCCTGATCCGCACGCGGCGGGAAAGGCTCGGCCTGTCGGCCAGCTTCGATCTGCTCGCCGAAACCGAGGAAGCCAAGGCTTTCGGCCTCACCCTCAACCATGACCGGCTGCGCATGGCCAACATTGGCCTCAACTGGTCGCGATCGCTGGCCGCCAGCACGGTGATCGCCACCGATGCGCAGTTCACGCAAGGCATCGCCGGACTGGGCGCACGCAAGCTGAGCGATGTCATCGCCACCAACATCCCCTTCACGCGGCAGGGGGCCAAGCCTGATTTCAGCAAGCTGGGCGGCCACTGGCGCAGCGACACGCAATTGGGCGAGGGTTTAAGCCTGACGACCATCGCGCGCGGGCAGGCCTCGCTTTCGGGCGTGCTCCCCGCCCCGGCCCAGTTCTCGCTCGATGGCAGCGATGCGCTCTCCAGCTTCTCGCAAGGCTCGGTCAACGCCGACAGCGGCGTGACGGGCCGCGCCGAGCTGGCGCGGGCCATGCCTTATGGGCGGCAGAACCGCAGCCTGATCACCCCCTATGCCTTTGGCGCGGTGGGCTATGGCCATGTCAGCAACCCGACGGTGCTGGAGGCGGAGAACATCAACACATGGGCCTTTGGCGGCGGCCTGCGCATGCTGGTGGCGGCCTATGACACGGGCCTGACCGGTTTCAGCATGGTCGAAGTCAGCCATGGCCACAGCACGACGCTGCCGCAGAACCCCACGCGGGTCTCGTTCAGCTTCACGGTTCGGTATTGA
- a CDS encoding SDR family oxidoreductase: MAQDFNNKVVVVTGGTSGIGLATAQAFAAAGASVFITGRRQEALDAAVRAIGGRVTGVRGDMSNLADIDRLYDVVQQQHAQIDVVFANAGGGEFAPLGAISEEHYQSTFDTNVKGVLFTVQKALPLLRDGASVVLTSSVTAITGTAAFSVYSATKAAVRNFARSWILDLKDRHIRVNAVSPGPIETAGLVELAGPDAAAQQGLLDFMAGQVPLGRVGQPEEIAKAVLFLASDQASFVNGIELFVDGGMAQI, from the coding sequence ATGGCACAGGATTTCAACAACAAGGTGGTGGTCGTGACCGGCGGCACCTCGGGCATCGGTCTGGCAACCGCGCAGGCCTTTGCGGCGGCTGGCGCATCGGTGTTCATCACCGGCCGCCGTCAGGAGGCCCTCGATGCGGCGGTCAGGGCCATCGGAGGACGGGTGACCGGCGTGCGCGGCGACATGTCCAATCTGGCCGACATCGACCGGCTCTATGATGTCGTCCAGCAGCAGCATGCGCAGATCGACGTGGTCTTCGCCAATGCCGGCGGCGGTGAATTTGCCCCCCTCGGCGCGATCAGCGAGGAGCATTACCAGAGCACCTTCGACACCAATGTGAAGGGCGTGCTCTTCACCGTGCAGAAGGCGCTTCCGCTGCTGCGCGACGGGGCCTCGGTGGTGCTCACCAGCTCGGTGACGGCGATCACCGGCACGGCGGCCTTCAGCGTCTATTCGGCCACCAAGGCGGCGGTGCGCAATTTCGCGCGCAGCTGGATCCTGGATCTGAAGGACCGCCATATCCGCGTCAATGCCGTCAGCCCCGGCCCGATCGAGACCGCCGGTCTGGTCGAGCTGGCGGGCCCCGATGCCGCCGCCCAGCAGGGCCTGCTGGACTTTATGGCGGGGCAGGTGCCGCTGGGCCGCGTCGGCCAGCCCGAGGAGATCGCCAAGGCGGTGCTGTTCCTCGCCTCGGATCAGGCCAGCTTCGTCAATGGCATCGAGCTCTTCGTCGATGGCGGCATGGCCCAGATCTGA
- a CDS encoding LysR family transcriptional regulator, protein MARSNLNDLLAFRAVAVERSFTRAAAQMGVSASALSHAIRGLEERLGIRLLNRTTRKVVPTEAGDRLLLSVGALFDGVEAELASLSALSDRPSGTIRITTSAHAARSILEPALIPLLAQYPDLKVELSADAGFVDIVAERFDAGVRLGETVAQDMIAVRIGPDMRMAAAASPDYLARHAAPLVPHDLARHNCINLRFPTYGGLYAWEFEKDGRALNARVDGQMIVNDTTLALQAAMDGLGIAYITEDQVLPLIAQGRLVRVLEDWCPPFPGYHLYYPSRRQHSSGFAVLIEALRYRETSAPG, encoded by the coding sequence ATGGCCCGCAGCAATCTCAACGACCTGCTCGCCTTCCGCGCCGTGGCGGTGGAGCGCAGCTTTACCCGCGCCGCCGCGCAGATGGGCGTCTCGGCCTCGGCGCTCAGCCATGCGATCCGCGGGCTGGAGGAGAGGCTGGGCATCCGCCTGCTCAACCGCACCACGCGCAAGGTGGTGCCGACCGAGGCGGGCGACCGCCTGCTGCTCAGCGTTGGGGCGCTCTTCGACGGCGTCGAGGCCGAACTCGCCAGCCTGAGCGCGCTGAGCGACCGTCCCTCGGGCACGATCCGCATCACCACCAGCGCTCATGCGGCGCGCAGCATTCTGGAACCGGCGCTGATCCCGCTGCTGGCGCAATATCCGGATCTGAAAGTCGAACTGAGCGCGGACGCCGGTTTCGTGGACATCGTCGCCGAAAGGTTCGACGCCGGGGTGCGCCTTGGCGAGACTGTGGCGCAGGACATGATTGCCGTGCGCATCGGGCCAGACATGCGGATGGCGGCGGCCGCCTCGCCCGACTATCTGGCCCGGCATGCCGCGCCGCTGGTACCGCATGATCTGGCGCGCCACAATTGCATCAACCTGCGCTTTCCCACCTATGGCGGGCTCTATGCCTGGGAGTTCGAGAAGGATGGGCGCGCGCTCAATGCGCGGGTCGACGGGCAGATGATCGTCAATGACACCACGCTGGCCCTTCAGGCCGCGATGGACGGGCTGGGCATCGCCTACATCACCGAGGATCAGGTGCTGCCGCTGATCGCGCAGGGCCGTCTTGTCCGCGTGCTGGAGGACTGGTGCCCGCCCTTCCCCGGCTATCACCTCTATTACCCGAGCCGTCGGCAGCATTCCTCGGGCTTTGCGGTGCTGATCGAGGCTTTGCGTTATCGCGAGACCAGCGCCCCAGGGTGA
- a CDS encoding MBG domain-containing protein, translating to MQRFTKLTLGASSSVLALLATMTSSPALAQASLPVGGTVASGQAQIGVPTGGTLSINQSSAKAIINWQSFDVAAGHGVTFNQPDAGSATLNRVTGTTASTIAGQISANGSVYLINPNGIQITKSGVVNVGRGFVASTLDIADADFLAGKGAFGGTGGAIGNAGTITTKTGGYVGLLGGSVSNTGLILAPAGQVVIGAGTTATLDLNGDSFLQVALPTDAALTTNGAAAALTGAQARDAVRNIVNLPGSINARNVSGESGNVLLSGTINVDSASGDAGHIMVLGHEVTANGTLTARALGATGKGGLVETSGNTVDFTGIHVDTSAAHGSTGTWLIDPADVTIDATTASDISNNLANNNVFLQTAANSVSGGGLSSAPPISVGPGDIYVNSAITWSSSNSLTLSAFHSIIFNAPVTASGNGGLSLTTNNNADGTSSGGMLTFNSGGRVQMLGSNASLSINSTTYTLIHSVADLLNINTNLAGNYALAQPIDMGGNTYTQSPIAPWINGPDVFTGNFNGLNNTIKNLKINVTNPSETSIGLFGAIGTQQTPNSIGTVSNLGLDGGSVINNAVGNIFLGTLAGSNSGTLTNVWSSVNLSSNQFAAEAGGLVGFNWGTINGAYASGTVTAIGPNSWAGGLVGFNETGSTITNAYATGAVRGGSGSGGLQGGTGAGSDTGGLIGVNFGAVSNVYATGAVTAGASTYIGGLVGENISPGTVTNGYWDATSSGIGTVNHGAGTPLTTAELQNGGLPNGFSLSFWRASSGSYPTLVQSSAVLTPLTYIVGDASSTFGTQAVTGTVTLSGNPANVSGTVSLYTSYLGGVLSGLVSLSATLAAGVYYQGVSALTGSAAANYSIASSGNIVGLLTVNKLALTGSIITGSSAYGATLAPGAVNFTNLVGGASNVSATVAVATSGNTSTGGYLKAGSYLGIQSISGLTGSDAGNYTFAGVTGDYVVTPRLLTGSVSPGMSTYGSPLAPGSVILTSLMSGDVVTAGGVTFATSGNTSGSGNLKAGSYTGIQSVSTISGADAGNYTLATLTGDYTVNPLALSGTLSAGSSTYGSALMAGTTSFTNLLTGDVVTAGPVTFATSGNTSGSGNLKAGSYTGLQSISAISGADSANYSFAGLTGNYTVNQLALTGTIGTGTSTYGSPLTPGAASFGNVLAGDVVTSGAVTIATTGNLSGSGNLKAGSYTGIESLASIGGADAGNYSFAGLTGDYTVNQLALSGTLAGGSSVYGAALTPGAATFTNLVTGDAVVAGAATITTTGNTSGSGHLKVGTYTGIVSLSTISGADAGNYSFGGLLGDYTVSPLALTGTLGAGSSTYGSALNAGAVSFSNLLTGDAVTAGPVTFATSGNTSGSGNLKAGSYTGLQSISAISGADAVNYSFAGLTGNYTVSQLALNGTIGAGTSTYGSPLTPGSASFGNVLAGDAVTPGAVTIATAGNLSGSGNLKAGSYTGIQSVSSISGADAGNYSFAGLTGDYTVSQLALTGTIGAGSSIYGSPLTPGAVSFGNVLAGDAVTPGAVSIATTGNLSGSGNLKAGSYTGIQSVSSISGADAGNYSFSGLTGDYTVNQLALTGTLANGSSTYGAALTPGAVSFANLVTGDTVTSGAVTIATTGNLSGSGHLNAGSYTGIQSVSTIGGADAGNYSFSGLTGNYTVNRAALNIAANSGQSMVYGASMPVLLYTQTGLVSGDSISGALATGAVQGANVGNYAIGQGSLAAGSNYTVTYTGANLAVTPATLTYVADPATRFANTANPVFSGSVSGFLLKDTLANATTGTLSFTSSATPQSAPGLYGIVGSGLNAGNYVFVQAPANAIALTVNPAASDAASRTVSQNTLASNAQSSVNDVQAASSNNDVDPADMTNQTGSSDPSRAGAPQGLCVSYGPGKPKVCISH from the coding sequence ATGCAGCGTTTCACAAAGCTCACACTTGGCGCCAGCAGCAGCGTCCTGGCCCTGCTGGCCACGATGACCTCCAGCCCGGCCCTGGCGCAGGCGTCGCTACCGGTGGGCGGCACGGTCGCTTCTGGGCAGGCGCAGATCGGCGTACCCACGGGCGGCACCCTGTCGATCAACCAGTCGAGCGCCAAGGCCATCATCAACTGGCAAAGTTTCGACGTCGCCGCCGGGCATGGCGTGACCTTCAACCAGCCTGACGCGGGCAGCGCCACGCTCAACCGCGTGACGGGCACCACCGCCTCGACCATCGCGGGCCAGATCAGCGCCAATGGCAGCGTCTATCTGATCAACCCCAATGGCATCCAGATCACCAAATCGGGCGTGGTCAATGTCGGGCGCGGCTTCGTCGCCTCCACGCTGGACATCGCGGACGCCGATTTTCTGGCGGGTAAGGGCGCCTTTGGCGGCACGGGCGGCGCCATCGGCAATGCTGGCACGATCACCACGAAGACCGGCGGCTATGTCGGCCTGCTGGGCGGCAGCGTCAGCAACACGGGCCTGATCCTGGCCCCCGCCGGGCAGGTGGTGATCGGCGCGGGCACCACCGCAACGCTCGACCTCAATGGCGACAGCTTTCTGCAGGTCGCCCTGCCCACCGACGCCGCGCTGACCACCAATGGCGCGGCAGCGGCGCTGACGGGCGCTCAGGCGCGCGATGCGGTGCGCAACATCGTCAACCTGCCGGGCAGCATCAATGCCCGCAATGTCTCGGGCGAGAGCGGCAATGTGCTGCTGAGCGGCACGATCAATGTCGACAGCGCCAGCGGCGATGCCGGCCACATCATGGTGCTGGGCCATGAGGTGACCGCCAATGGCACGCTGACCGCTCGCGCCCTGGGAGCGACTGGCAAGGGTGGTTTGGTCGAGACCTCCGGCAACACCGTCGATTTCACCGGCATCCATGTCGACACCAGCGCGGCACATGGCAGCACGGGCACATGGCTGATCGACCCTGCCGATGTTACAATTGATGCAACGACCGCCAGCGACATCTCCAACAATCTGGCCAACAACAATGTTTTTCTGCAAACAGCAGCGAATTCTGTAAGCGGCGGCGGACTCTCGAGCGCTCCCCCTATCTCAGTTGGCCCCGGCGACATCTACGTCAACAGCGCGATCACCTGGAGTTCGAGCAACAGCCTGACGCTCAGCGCCTTCCACAGCATCATTTTCAACGCACCTGTCACCGCTTCCGGCAATGGCGGGTTGAGCCTGACCACCAACAACAATGCTGACGGCACCAGCAGCGGCGGCATGCTGACCTTCAACAGCGGCGGCCGGGTCCAAATGCTGGGCAGCAATGCCTCACTGTCGATCAACAGCACCACCTATACGCTGATCCACAGTGTGGCCGATCTGCTCAACATCAACACCAATCTGGCGGGCAATTACGCCCTGGCCCAGCCCATCGACATGGGCGGCAACACCTATACGCAAAGCCCCATCGCGCCCTGGATCAACGGGCCAGATGTGTTCACCGGCAATTTCAACGGGTTGAACAACACGATCAAGAATCTGAAGATCAATGTCACCAACCCCTCTGAAACCAGCATCGGCCTGTTCGGTGCGATCGGCACGCAGCAGACCCCCAATTCCATCGGAACCGTGTCCAACCTCGGCCTTGATGGCGGCAGCGTCATCAACAACGCCGTCGGCAACATTTTTCTCGGCACGCTGGCAGGCAGCAATTCGGGAACGCTGACCAACGTCTGGTCGTCGGTCAACCTGTCGAGCAACCAGTTCGCAGCCGAAGCGGGCGGATTGGTCGGCTTCAATTGGGGCACGATCAACGGCGCCTATGCCAGCGGCACCGTCACCGCCATCGGCCCCAACAGCTGGGCCGGGGGGCTGGTCGGCTTCAATGAGACCGGCAGCACCATCACCAACGCCTATGCAACCGGTGCGGTGCGGGGCGGTTCGGGAAGCGGCGGCCTGCAGGGTGGCACCGGCGCGGGCAGCGATACGGGCGGGCTGATCGGCGTCAACTTCGGCGCCGTGTCGAATGTCTATGCGACCGGGGCGGTCACGGCCGGGGCCAGCACCTATATCGGCGGTCTGGTGGGCGAGAATATATCTCCGGGAACCGTGACCAACGGTTACTGGGATGCCACCAGCTCCGGCATCGGCACGGTCAATCACGGCGCGGGCACCCCGCTGACCACGGCCGAGCTTCAGAATGGCGGACTGCCCAACGGCTTCTCCTTATCCTTCTGGCGCGCCAGCAGTGGATCCTATCCGACGTTGGTCCAATCCTCGGCCGTCCTCACCCCACTGACCTACATCGTCGGCGATGCCTCCAGCACATTTGGCACGCAGGCTGTGACCGGAACGGTGACCCTGTCGGGCAACCCGGCCAATGTCAGTGGAACGGTCAGCCTGTATACGTCCTATCTCGGTGGTGTGCTGTCAGGGCTGGTCAGCCTGTCCGCCACTTTGGCCGCAGGGGTCTATTATCAAGGCGTTTCAGCGCTCACCGGTTCTGCTGCCGCGAATTATTCGATTGCCAGCTCCGGCAATATCGTCGGCCTGCTGACCGTCAACAAGCTGGCGCTGACCGGCAGCATCATCACGGGCAGCTCAGCCTATGGTGCCACGCTGGCGCCGGGCGCGGTCAACTTCACCAATCTGGTTGGTGGGGCAAGCAATGTCTCGGCCACCGTCGCCGTGGCCACCAGCGGCAACACCAGCACCGGCGGCTATCTCAAAGCGGGCAGCTACCTCGGCATCCAGAGCATTTCGGGCCTGACCGGCTCGGATGCGGGCAATTACACCTTCGCCGGGGTGACGGGCGATTATGTCGTCACGCCAAGGCTGCTGACCGGCTCGGTGTCCCCAGGCATGTCGACCTACGGTTCGCCACTGGCACCGGGCTCGGTTATCCTGACCAGTCTGATGTCGGGCGATGTCGTCACCGCCGGGGGCGTGACCTTTGCCACCAGCGGCAACACCAGCGGCAGCGGCAACCTCAAGGCGGGCAGCTACACCGGCATCCAGAGCGTTTCCACCATCAGCGGCGCGGACGCGGGCAATTACACATTGGCCACGCTGACGGGCGATTACACCGTCAATCCGCTGGCGCTGAGCGGCACGCTGAGCGCCGGTTCCTCGACCTATGGTTCGGCGCTGATGGCTGGCACCACCAGCTTCACCAATCTGCTGACGGGTGACGTCGTGACCGCAGGCCCCGTGACCTTCGCCACCAGCGGCAACACCAGCGGCAGCGGCAATCTGAAGGCAGGCAGCTACACCGGTCTCCAGAGCATCTCTGCCATCAGCGGAGCGGATTCCGCCAACTACAGCTTTGCGGGGCTGACCGGCAATTACACCGTCAACCAGTTGGCACTGACCGGCACGATCGGGACGGGCACCTCGACCTATGGTTCGCCGCTGACACCCGGTGCGGCCAGCTTCGGCAATGTGCTTGCCGGGGATGTGGTAACATCGGGCGCGGTCACCATCGCGACGACCGGAAACCTCAGCGGCAGCGGCAACCTCAAAGCGGGCAGCTACACCGGCATCGAAAGCCTCGCCTCCATCGGCGGCGCGGATGCGGGCAATTACAGCTTCGCCGGTTTGACGGGCGATTACACCGTCAACCAATTGGCGCTGAGCGGCACGCTGGCCGGAGGCTCGTCAGTCTATGGCGCCGCCCTGACGCCGGGGGCGGCGACTTTCACCAATCTCGTCACGGGTGATGCGGTGGTCGCGGGCGCGGCCACGATCACCACAACGGGCAACACCAGCGGCAGCGGTCACCTCAAGGTCGGAACTTACACCGGTATCGTGAGCCTTTCGACGATCAGCGGGGCGGATGCCGGTAATTACAGCTTCGGCGGGCTGCTGGGCGATTACACCGTCAGCCCTCTGGCCTTGACCGGCACGCTGGGCGCGGGCAGCTCGACCTATGGCTCGGCGCTGAACGCCGGGGCGGTCAGTTTCAGCAATCTGCTGACGGGTGACGCCGTGACCGCAGGCCCGGTGACCTTCGCCACCAGCGGCAACACCAGCGGCAGCGGCAATCTGAAGGCAGGCAGCTACACCGGTCTTCAGAGCATCTCTGCCATCAGCGGCGCGGATGCCGTCAACTACAGCTTTGCGGGGCTGACCGGCAATTACACCGTCAGCCAGTTGGCATTGAACGGCACGATCGGGGCGGGCACCTCGACCTATGGTTCGCCGCTGACACCCGGTTCGGCCAGCTTCGGCAATGTGCTTGCCGGGGATGCGGTGACGCCGGGCGCGGTCACCATCGCGACGGCCGGAAACCTTAGCGGCAGCGGCAACCTCAAGGCGGGCAGCTACACCGGCATCCAGAGCGTTTCCTCCATCAGCGGCGCGGACGCGGGCAATTACAGCTTCGCCGGTTTGACGGGCGATTACACCGTCAGCCAGTTGGCACTGACCGGTACGATCGGAGCGGGTTCCTCCATCTATGGTTCGCCGCTGACACCCGGCGCGGTCAGCTTCGGCAATGTGCTTGCCGGGGATGCGGTGACGCCGGGCGCAGTCAGCATTGCGACGACCGGAAACCTTAGCGGCAGCGGCAACCTCAAGGCGGGCAGCTACACCGGCATCCAGAGCGTTTCCTCCATCAGCGGCGCGGACGCGGGCAATTACAGCTTCTCCGGCTTGACGGGTGATTACACCGTCAACCAGCTGGCCCTGACCGGCACGCTTGCAAACGGCTCCTCGACCTATGGTGCGGCCCTGACGCCGGGCGCCGTCAGTTTCGCCAATCTGGTGACGGGCGACACCGTGACATCAGGCGCCGTGACCATCGCCACCACGGGCAATCTGAGCGGCAGCGGGCATCTTAACGCCGGAAGCTATACCGGAATCCAAAGCGTCTCGACCATCGGCGGCGCCGATGCGGGCAATTACAGCTTTTCCGGTTTGACGGGCAATTACACGGTCAACCGGGCCGCGCTCAACATCGCGGCCAACAGCGGGCAGTCCATGGTCTATGGCGCGAGCATGCCGGTGCTGCTCTACACGCAAACCGGCCTCGTCAGCGGAGACAGCATCAGCGGAGCGCTGGCAACCGGTGCCGTTCAGGGGGCCAATGTCGGCAACTATGCGATCGGTCAGGGCAGTCTTGCCGCGGGCAGCAATTATACCGTGACCTACACCGGAGCGAATCTGGCCGTGACGCCAGCGACGCTGACCTATGTCGCCGATCCGGCCACCCGCTTTGCCAACACCGCCAATCCGGTCTTTTCCGGAAGCGTGTCCGGTTTTCTGCTCAAGGACACGCTGGCCAACGCCACAACCGGTACGCTGAGCTTCACCAGCAGCGCCACGCCGCAATCGGCGCCTGGGCTCTACGGGATCGTGGGCTCCGGCCTGAACGCGGGCAATTATGTGTTCGTGCAGGCACCGGCCAATGCCATCGCGCTGACGGTCAATCCGGCCGCGAGCGATGCGGCATCGCGCACGGTCAGCCAGAACACGCTTGCGAGCAACGCTCAGAGCAGCGTCAATGACGTGCAGGCAGCGTCGTCGAACAATGATGTCGATCCCGCAGACATGACCAATCAGACCGGCTCATCCGATCCGTCCAGAGCGGGCGCACCGCAGGGGCTTTGTGTGTCATATGGCCCAGGCAAACCAAAAGTCTGCATATCGCACTAA
- a CDS encoding nuclear transport factor 2 family protein: MIQSTENPDRIRTLLTRNLQEVFGEGDDARRRAAIAQLWAEDGVLYAPPGMIVGHEAIDSFAGALRATHPDFVYTPHGASQVLQDAGRLAWGSGRPGEAPAYTGWDVIIVKDGKIAALYVFLDEASDEHRQTASRPGL, encoded by the coding sequence ATGATCCAGTCCACCGAGAATCCCGACCGCATCCGCACCCTGCTCACCCGCAATCTGCAGGAGGTCTTTGGCGAAGGCGACGATGCCCGCCGCCGCGCCGCCATTGCACAGCTCTGGGCGGAAGATGGCGTGCTGTATGCCCCTCCGGGCATGATTGTCGGGCATGAGGCGATTGACAGCTTTGCCGGTGCCTTGCGCGCCACCCATCCTGATTTCGTCTACACGCCCCATGGTGCCTCGCAGGTGTTGCAGGATGCCGGGCGTCTGGCCTGGGGTTCGGGGCGTCCGGGCGAGGCTCCGGCCTACACCGGTTGGGATGTGATCATCGTGAAGGACGGAAAGATCGCGGCACTCTATGTCTTTCTGGACGAAGCTTCGGATGAACATCGCCAGACTGCTTCGCGGCCCGGTCTCTGA
- a CDS encoding sigma factor, giving the protein MPEHASSYPAAWLTDLDRQYRASLLAFFRRRTGNPAEAEDMVQEVFARIYATAGLERETAGAYIFRAAGQSSA; this is encoded by the coding sequence ATGCCGGAGCATGCTTCCTCCTATCCCGCCGCATGGCTGACGGATCTCGATCGGCAATATCGCGCCTCGCTACTGGCGTTTTTCCGTCGCCGCACCGGCAACCCGGCCGAGGCCGAGGATATGGTGCAGGAGGTCTTCGCCCGCATCTATGCCACCGCCGGGCTGGAGCGCGAGACGGCGGGGGCCTATATTTTCCGCGCCGCGGGCCAATCTTCTGCATGA
- a CDS encoding DUF302 domain-containing protein, translating into MLPIDDKVLSEHQSSFAFDQTVDRLSEAIIKAGMQLFAVIDHAANAGAAGLEMPPSTVLIYGKAEGGTMIMLASPASALDLPLRVLVRQDADGRTIMAFHPVAPMLETYGIPASVAARLKPAQDLLCKAITR; encoded by the coding sequence ATGCTTCCCATTGATGACAAGGTGTTATCCGAACATCAGAGTTCGTTCGCTTTCGACCAGACAGTGGACCGCCTCTCCGAAGCCATCATCAAGGCCGGCATGCAGTTGTTCGCGGTCATAGATCATGCTGCAAATGCAGGGGCGGCAGGGCTTGAGATGCCGCCGAGCACAGTCCTCATCTATGGGAAGGCCGAGGGCGGTACGATGATCATGCTGGCATCCCCGGCAAGTGCTCTGGATCTACCCCTGCGTGTGCTGGTAAGACAGGATGCCGATGGTCGAACCATCATGGCCTTCCATCCGGTCGCGCCGATGCTGGAGACCTATGGGATTCCCGCGTCAGTGGCGGCGCGGCTCAAGCCGGCGCAAGACCTACTCTGCAAAGCGATTACCCGGTAA